The Caretta caretta isolate rCarCar2 chromosome 10, rCarCar1.hap1, whole genome shotgun sequence genome has a window encoding:
- the BUD31 gene encoding protein BUD31 homolog: MPKVKRSRKAPPDGWELIEPTLDELDQKMREAETEPHEGKRKVESLWPIFRIHHQKTRYIFDLFYKRKAISRELYEYCIREGYADKNLIAKWKKQGYENLCCLRCIQTRDTNFGTNCICRVPKSKLEVGRIIECTHCGCRGCSG, translated from the exons ATGCCCAAAGTAAAGAGAAGCAGGAAAGCTCCTCCGGATGGCTGGGAACTGATTGAACCAACATTGGATGAGCTGGATCAAAAAATGAGAGAAG CGGAGACTGAGCCTCATGAAGGGAAGAGGAAGGTAGAATCCCTCTGGCCCATCTTCAGAATTCATCACCAGAAAACACGCTACATCTTTGATCTCTTCTATAAGAGAAAAGCTATTAGCAGAG AACTGTATGAATACTGTATCAGAGAAGGATATGCTGACAAAAACCTGATTGCAAAGTGGAAGAAACAGGGTTATGAGAACCTTTGCTGCCTGCGCTGTATCCAGACTCGGGATACCAACTTTGGAACTAACTGCATTTGCAGGGTCCCAAAAAGCAAGCTGGAAGTG GGGAGAATCATTGAGTGCACTCACTGTGGATGCAGAGGCTGCTCAGGGTGA